The following proteins are encoded in a genomic region of Salminus brasiliensis chromosome 25, fSalBra1.hap2, whole genome shotgun sequence:
- the celf1 gene encoding CUGBP Elav-like family member 1 isoform X8: protein MDSIDAEALYLTTAQHGQPQCELPHTAVEVPTLGGTKKMNGTLDHPDQPDIDAIKMFVGQIPRSWSEEQLRELFEPYGAVYEINVLRDRSQNPPQSKGCCFITYYTRKSALEAQNALHNMKILPGMHHPIQMKPADSEKNNSVEDRKLFIGMISKKCNENDIRLMFSPYGQIEECRILRGPDGLSRGCAFVTFTARQMAQSAIKSMHQSQTMEGCSSPIVVKFADTQKDKEQKRMAQQLQQQMQQLNAASMWGNLTGLNSLGPQYLALYLQLLQQSASSGNALNNLHPMSGLNLAALAVAASATQATPTGSSALTTSSSPLSVLTSSAGSSPTSSTSSSVNPMASLGALQSLAAGAGAGLNMSSLAGMAALNGGLGSGGLSNGSGSTMEALTQAAYSGIQQYAAAALPSLYNQSLLSQQSISAAGSQKEGPEGANLFIYHLPQEFGDQDLLQMFMPFGNVISAKVFIDKQTNLSKCFGFVSYDNPVSSQAAIQSMNGFQIGMKRLKVQLKRSKNDSKPY, encoded by the exons ATGGATAGCATCGACGCTGAAGCTCTTTACCTGACCACCGCGCAGCATGGGCAGCCTCAGTGCGAGCTTCCCCACACTGCTGTGGAGGTACCCACCCTTGGGGG aACCAAGAAGATGAATGGGACACTGGACCACCCGGACCAGCCAGACATCGATGCCATAAAGATGTTTGTGGGTCAGATCCCGCGGTCCTGGTCAGAGGAGCAGCTGCGGGAGCTCTTTGAACCCTACGGTGCCGTCTACGAAATTAACGTCCTCCGAGACAGGAGTCAAAACCCCCCACAGAGCAAAG GTTGTTGTTTCATCACATATTACACACGTAAATCAGCATTAGAAGCACAAAATGCCCTTCACAACATGAAAATTCTTCCAGGG ATGCATCATCCCATTCAAATGAAGCCagcagacagtgagaagaacaaCT CGGTAGAAGACAGAAAGCTGTTTATTGGGATGATCTCTAAGAAGTGCAACGAGAATGACATTCGGCTCATGTTCTCACCATATGGTCAGATCGAAGAGTGTCGCATACTCCGAGGACCCGACGGACTGAGCCGTG GTTGTGCCTTTGTCACATTCACAGCCAGACAGATGGCCCAGTCTGCCATTAAATCCATGCACCAGTCACAGACCATGgag GGTTGTTCGTCTCCGATCGTGGTGAAGTTTGCAGACACACAGAAGGATAAAGAGCAGAAGCGCATGGCACAACAGCTGCAACAGCAGATGCAGCAACTCAATGCTGCCTCCATGTGGGGAAACTTAACTGGTCTCAACTCACTAGGCCCACAGTACCTCGCA CTTTATTTGCAGCTCCTGCAGCAATCTGCGTCCTCTGGGAATGCACTCAACAATCTCCACCCCATGTCAG GTCTCAATTTGGCTGCATTGGCGGTGGCCGCGAGTGCCACACAGGCCACTCCTACTGGCAGCAGTGCGCTAACCACCTCCAGCTCGCCCCTCAGCGTGCTCACTAGCTCAG CGGGTTCTTCTCCTACATCCAGTACTAGCTCCTCTGTGAATCCCATGGCTTCTCTTGGTGCCCTGCAGTCTCTGGCTGCAGGTGCTGGAGCTGGCCTCAACATGAGCTCACTAGCAG GCATGGCTGCGCTAAATGGTGGCTTGGGCAGTGGTGGTCTGTCTAATGGCTCTGGTAGCACCATGGAGGCCTTGACCCAGGCAGCATACTCGGGGATCCAGCAGTATGCAGCAGCTGCCCTGCCTAGCCTCTATAACCAGAGCCTGCTTTCCCAGCAGAGCATCAGTGCTGCGGGCAGCCAGAAAGAAG GCCCAGAGGGTGCAAATCTGTTCATTTATCACCTGCCACAGGAATTCGGTGACCAGGACCTGCTTCAGATGTTCATGCCTTTTGGCAATGTCATCTCAGCCAAGGTGTTCATAGATAAACAGACCAACCTCAGCAAGTGTTTTG gcTTTGTGAGTTACGACAATCCAGTTTCGTCCCAGGCGGCCATTCAGTCAATGAACGGTTTTCAGATCGGAATGAAGCGACTGAAGGTTCAACTGAAAAGATCCAAAAACGACAGCAAGCCATACTGA
- the celf1 gene encoding CUGBP Elav-like family member 1 isoform X4 has product MDSIDAEALYLTTAQHGQPQCELPHTAVEVPTLGGTKKMNGTLDHPDQPDIDAIKMFVGQIPRSWSEEQLRELFEPYGAVYEINVLRDRSQNPPQSKGCCFITYYTRKSALEAQNALHNMKILPGMHHPIQMKPADSEKNNSVEDRKLFIGMISKKCNENDIRLMFSPYGQIEECRILRGPDGLSRGCAFVTFTARQMAQSAIKSMHQSQTMEGCSSPIVVKFADTQKDKEQKRMAQQLQQQMQQLNAASMWGNLTGLNSLGPQYLALLQQSASSGNALNNLHPMSGLNLAALAVAASATQATPTGSSALTTSSSPLSVLTSSGTPTGQQTHSAWDGCKAGSSPTSSTSSSVNPMASLGALQSLAAGAGAGLNMSSLADFSTGMAALNGGLGSGGLSNGSGSTMEALTQAAYSGIQQYAAAALPSLYNQSLLSQQSISAAGSQKEGPEGANLFIYHLPQEFGDQDLLQMFMPFGNVISAKVFIDKQTNLSKCFGFVSYDNPVSSQAAIQSMNGFQIGMKRLKVQLKRSKNDSKPY; this is encoded by the exons ATGGATAGCATCGACGCTGAAGCTCTTTACCTGACCACCGCGCAGCATGGGCAGCCTCAGTGCGAGCTTCCCCACACTGCTGTGGAGGTACCCACCCTTGGGGG aACCAAGAAGATGAATGGGACACTGGACCACCCGGACCAGCCAGACATCGATGCCATAAAGATGTTTGTGGGTCAGATCCCGCGGTCCTGGTCAGAGGAGCAGCTGCGGGAGCTCTTTGAACCCTACGGTGCCGTCTACGAAATTAACGTCCTCCGAGACAGGAGTCAAAACCCCCCACAGAGCAAAG GTTGTTGTTTCATCACATATTACACACGTAAATCAGCATTAGAAGCACAAAATGCCCTTCACAACATGAAAATTCTTCCAGGG ATGCATCATCCCATTCAAATGAAGCCagcagacagtgagaagaacaaCT CGGTAGAAGACAGAAAGCTGTTTATTGGGATGATCTCTAAGAAGTGCAACGAGAATGACATTCGGCTCATGTTCTCACCATATGGTCAGATCGAAGAGTGTCGCATACTCCGAGGACCCGACGGACTGAGCCGTG GTTGTGCCTTTGTCACATTCACAGCCAGACAGATGGCCCAGTCTGCCATTAAATCCATGCACCAGTCACAGACCATGgag GGTTGTTCGTCTCCGATCGTGGTGAAGTTTGCAGACACACAGAAGGATAAAGAGCAGAAGCGCATGGCACAACAGCTGCAACAGCAGATGCAGCAACTCAATGCTGCCTCCATGTGGGGAAACTTAACTGGTCTCAACTCACTAGGCCCACAGTACCTCGCA CTCCTGCAGCAATCTGCGTCCTCTGGGAATGCACTCAACAATCTCCACCCCATGTCAG GTCTCAATTTGGCTGCATTGGCGGTGGCCGCGAGTGCCACACAGGCCACTCCTACTGGCAGCAGTGCGCTAACCACCTCCAGCTCGCCCCTCAGCGTGCTCACTAGCTCAGGTACGCCCACCGGACAACAGACTCACTCTGCCTGGGATGGCTGCAAGG CGGGTTCTTCTCCTACATCCAGTACTAGCTCCTCTGTGAATCCCATGGCTTCTCTTGGTGCCCTGCAGTCTCTGGCTGCAGGTGCTGGAGCTGGCCTCAACATGAGCTCACTAGCAG ATTTTTCTACAGGCATGGCTGCGCTAAATGGTGGCTTGGGCAGTGGTGGTCTGTCTAATGGCTCTGGTAGCACCATGGAGGCCTTGACCCAGGCAGCATACTCGGGGATCCAGCAGTATGCAGCAGCTGCCCTGCCTAGCCTCTATAACCAGAGCCTGCTTTCCCAGCAGAGCATCAGTGCTGCGGGCAGCCAGAAAGAAG GCCCAGAGGGTGCAAATCTGTTCATTTATCACCTGCCACAGGAATTCGGTGACCAGGACCTGCTTCAGATGTTCATGCCTTTTGGCAATGTCATCTCAGCCAAGGTGTTCATAGATAAACAGACCAACCTCAGCAAGTGTTTTG gcTTTGTGAGTTACGACAATCCAGTTTCGTCCCAGGCGGCCATTCAGTCAATGAACGGTTTTCAGATCGGAATGAAGCGACTGAAGGTTCAACTGAAAAGATCCAAAAACGACAGCAAGCCATACTGA
- the celf1 gene encoding CUGBP Elav-like family member 1 isoform X3 — translation MDSIDAEALYLTTAQHGQPQCELPHTAVEVPTLGGTKKMNGTLDHPDQPDIDAIKMFVGQIPRSWSEEQLRELFEPYGAVYEINVLRDRSQNPPQSKGCCFITYYTRKSALEAQNALHNMKILPGMHHPIQMKPADSEKNNSVEDRKLFIGMISKKCNENDIRLMFSPYGQIEECRILRGPDGLSRGCAFVTFTARQMAQSAIKSMHQSQTMEGCSSPIVVKFADTQKDKEQKRMAQQLQQQMQQLNAASMWGNLTGLNSLGPQYLALYLQLLQQSASSGNALNNLHPMSGLNLAALAVAASATQATPTGSSALTTSSSPLSVLTSSGTPTGQQTHSAWDGCKAGSSPTSSTSSSVNPMASLGALQSLAAGAGAGLNMSSLAGMAALNGGLGSGGLSNGSGSTMEALTQAAYSGIQQYAAAALPSLYNQSLLSQQSISAAGSQKEGPEGANLFIYHLPQEFGDQDLLQMFMPFGNVISAKVFIDKQTNLSKCFGFVSYDNPVSSQAAIQSMNGFQIGMKRLKVQLKRSKNDSKPY, via the exons ATGGATAGCATCGACGCTGAAGCTCTTTACCTGACCACCGCGCAGCATGGGCAGCCTCAGTGCGAGCTTCCCCACACTGCTGTGGAGGTACCCACCCTTGGGGG aACCAAGAAGATGAATGGGACACTGGACCACCCGGACCAGCCAGACATCGATGCCATAAAGATGTTTGTGGGTCAGATCCCGCGGTCCTGGTCAGAGGAGCAGCTGCGGGAGCTCTTTGAACCCTACGGTGCCGTCTACGAAATTAACGTCCTCCGAGACAGGAGTCAAAACCCCCCACAGAGCAAAG GTTGTTGTTTCATCACATATTACACACGTAAATCAGCATTAGAAGCACAAAATGCCCTTCACAACATGAAAATTCTTCCAGGG ATGCATCATCCCATTCAAATGAAGCCagcagacagtgagaagaacaaCT CGGTAGAAGACAGAAAGCTGTTTATTGGGATGATCTCTAAGAAGTGCAACGAGAATGACATTCGGCTCATGTTCTCACCATATGGTCAGATCGAAGAGTGTCGCATACTCCGAGGACCCGACGGACTGAGCCGTG GTTGTGCCTTTGTCACATTCACAGCCAGACAGATGGCCCAGTCTGCCATTAAATCCATGCACCAGTCACAGACCATGgag GGTTGTTCGTCTCCGATCGTGGTGAAGTTTGCAGACACACAGAAGGATAAAGAGCAGAAGCGCATGGCACAACAGCTGCAACAGCAGATGCAGCAACTCAATGCTGCCTCCATGTGGGGAAACTTAACTGGTCTCAACTCACTAGGCCCACAGTACCTCGCA CTTTATTTGCAGCTCCTGCAGCAATCTGCGTCCTCTGGGAATGCACTCAACAATCTCCACCCCATGTCAG GTCTCAATTTGGCTGCATTGGCGGTGGCCGCGAGTGCCACACAGGCCACTCCTACTGGCAGCAGTGCGCTAACCACCTCCAGCTCGCCCCTCAGCGTGCTCACTAGCTCAGGTACGCCCACCGGACAACAGACTCACTCTGCCTGGGATGGCTGCAAGG CGGGTTCTTCTCCTACATCCAGTACTAGCTCCTCTGTGAATCCCATGGCTTCTCTTGGTGCCCTGCAGTCTCTGGCTGCAGGTGCTGGAGCTGGCCTCAACATGAGCTCACTAGCAG GCATGGCTGCGCTAAATGGTGGCTTGGGCAGTGGTGGTCTGTCTAATGGCTCTGGTAGCACCATGGAGGCCTTGACCCAGGCAGCATACTCGGGGATCCAGCAGTATGCAGCAGCTGCCCTGCCTAGCCTCTATAACCAGAGCCTGCTTTCCCAGCAGAGCATCAGTGCTGCGGGCAGCCAGAAAGAAG GCCCAGAGGGTGCAAATCTGTTCATTTATCACCTGCCACAGGAATTCGGTGACCAGGACCTGCTTCAGATGTTCATGCCTTTTGGCAATGTCATCTCAGCCAAGGTGTTCATAGATAAACAGACCAACCTCAGCAAGTGTTTTG gcTTTGTGAGTTACGACAATCCAGTTTCGTCCCAGGCGGCCATTCAGTCAATGAACGGTTTTCAGATCGGAATGAAGCGACTGAAGGTTCAACTGAAAAGATCCAAAAACGACAGCAAGCCATACTGA
- the celf1 gene encoding CUGBP Elav-like family member 1 isoform X6, with the protein MDSIDAEALYLTTAQHGQPQCELPHTAVEVPTLGGTKKMNGTLDHPDQPDIDAIKMFVGQIPRSWSEEQLRELFEPYGAVYEINVLRDRSQNPPQSKGCCFITYYTRKSALEAQNALHNMKILPGMHHPIQMKPADSEKNNSVEDRKLFIGMISKKCNENDIRLMFSPYGQIEECRILRGPDGLSRGCAFVTFTARQMAQSAIKSMHQSQTMEGCSSPIVVKFADTQKDKEQKRMAQQLQQQMQQLNAASMWGNLTGLNSLGPQYLALYLQLLQQSASSGNALNNLHPMSGLNLAALAVAASATQATPTGSSALTTSSSPLSVLTSSAGSSPTSSTSSSVNPMASLGALQSLAAGAGAGLNMSSLADFSTGMAALNGGLGSGGLSNGSGSTMEALTQAAYSGIQQYAAAALPSLYNQSLLSQQSISAAGSQKEGPEGANLFIYHLPQEFGDQDLLQMFMPFGNVISAKVFIDKQTNLSKCFGFVSYDNPVSSQAAIQSMNGFQIGMKRLKVQLKRSKNDSKPY; encoded by the exons ATGGATAGCATCGACGCTGAAGCTCTTTACCTGACCACCGCGCAGCATGGGCAGCCTCAGTGCGAGCTTCCCCACACTGCTGTGGAGGTACCCACCCTTGGGGG aACCAAGAAGATGAATGGGACACTGGACCACCCGGACCAGCCAGACATCGATGCCATAAAGATGTTTGTGGGTCAGATCCCGCGGTCCTGGTCAGAGGAGCAGCTGCGGGAGCTCTTTGAACCCTACGGTGCCGTCTACGAAATTAACGTCCTCCGAGACAGGAGTCAAAACCCCCCACAGAGCAAAG GTTGTTGTTTCATCACATATTACACACGTAAATCAGCATTAGAAGCACAAAATGCCCTTCACAACATGAAAATTCTTCCAGGG ATGCATCATCCCATTCAAATGAAGCCagcagacagtgagaagaacaaCT CGGTAGAAGACAGAAAGCTGTTTATTGGGATGATCTCTAAGAAGTGCAACGAGAATGACATTCGGCTCATGTTCTCACCATATGGTCAGATCGAAGAGTGTCGCATACTCCGAGGACCCGACGGACTGAGCCGTG GTTGTGCCTTTGTCACATTCACAGCCAGACAGATGGCCCAGTCTGCCATTAAATCCATGCACCAGTCACAGACCATGgag GGTTGTTCGTCTCCGATCGTGGTGAAGTTTGCAGACACACAGAAGGATAAAGAGCAGAAGCGCATGGCACAACAGCTGCAACAGCAGATGCAGCAACTCAATGCTGCCTCCATGTGGGGAAACTTAACTGGTCTCAACTCACTAGGCCCACAGTACCTCGCA CTTTATTTGCAGCTCCTGCAGCAATCTGCGTCCTCTGGGAATGCACTCAACAATCTCCACCCCATGTCAG GTCTCAATTTGGCTGCATTGGCGGTGGCCGCGAGTGCCACACAGGCCACTCCTACTGGCAGCAGTGCGCTAACCACCTCCAGCTCGCCCCTCAGCGTGCTCACTAGCTCAG CGGGTTCTTCTCCTACATCCAGTACTAGCTCCTCTGTGAATCCCATGGCTTCTCTTGGTGCCCTGCAGTCTCTGGCTGCAGGTGCTGGAGCTGGCCTCAACATGAGCTCACTAGCAG ATTTTTCTACAGGCATGGCTGCGCTAAATGGTGGCTTGGGCAGTGGTGGTCTGTCTAATGGCTCTGGTAGCACCATGGAGGCCTTGACCCAGGCAGCATACTCGGGGATCCAGCAGTATGCAGCAGCTGCCCTGCCTAGCCTCTATAACCAGAGCCTGCTTTCCCAGCAGAGCATCAGTGCTGCGGGCAGCCAGAAAGAAG GCCCAGAGGGTGCAAATCTGTTCATTTATCACCTGCCACAGGAATTCGGTGACCAGGACCTGCTTCAGATGTTCATGCCTTTTGGCAATGTCATCTCAGCCAAGGTGTTCATAGATAAACAGACCAACCTCAGCAAGTGTTTTG gcTTTGTGAGTTACGACAATCCAGTTTCGTCCCAGGCGGCCATTCAGTCAATGAACGGTTTTCAGATCGGAATGAAGCGACTGAAGGTTCAACTGAAAAGATCCAAAAACGACAGCAAGCCATACTGA
- the celf1 gene encoding CUGBP Elav-like family member 1 isoform X1, whose protein sequence is MDSIDAEALYLTTAQHGQPQCELPHTAVEVPTLGGTKKMNGTLDHPDQPDIDAIKMFVGQIPRSWSEEQLRELFEPYGAVYEINVLRDRSQNPPQSKGCCFITYYTRKSALEAQNALHNMKILPGMHHPIQMKPADSEKNNSVEDRKLFIGMISKKCNENDIRLMFSPYGQIEECRILRGPDGLSRGCAFVTFTARQMAQSAIKSMHQSQTMEGCSSPIVVKFADTQKDKEQKRMAQQLQQQMQQLNAASMWGNLTGLNSLGPQYLALYLQLLQQSASSGNALNNLHPMSGLNLAALAVAASATQATPTGSSALTTSSSPLSVLTSSGTPTGQQTHSAWDGCKAGSSPTSSTSSSVNPMASLGALQSLAAGAGAGLNMSSLADFSTGMAALNGGLGSGGLSNGSGSTMEALTQAAYSGIQQYAAAALPSLYNQSLLSQQSISAAGSQKEGPEGANLFIYHLPQEFGDQDLLQMFMPFGNVISAKVFIDKQTNLSKCFGFVSYDNPVSSQAAIQSMNGFQIGMKRLKVQLKRSKNDSKPY, encoded by the exons ATGGATAGCATCGACGCTGAAGCTCTTTACCTGACCACCGCGCAGCATGGGCAGCCTCAGTGCGAGCTTCCCCACACTGCTGTGGAGGTACCCACCCTTGGGGG aACCAAGAAGATGAATGGGACACTGGACCACCCGGACCAGCCAGACATCGATGCCATAAAGATGTTTGTGGGTCAGATCCCGCGGTCCTGGTCAGAGGAGCAGCTGCGGGAGCTCTTTGAACCCTACGGTGCCGTCTACGAAATTAACGTCCTCCGAGACAGGAGTCAAAACCCCCCACAGAGCAAAG GTTGTTGTTTCATCACATATTACACACGTAAATCAGCATTAGAAGCACAAAATGCCCTTCACAACATGAAAATTCTTCCAGGG ATGCATCATCCCATTCAAATGAAGCCagcagacagtgagaagaacaaCT CGGTAGAAGACAGAAAGCTGTTTATTGGGATGATCTCTAAGAAGTGCAACGAGAATGACATTCGGCTCATGTTCTCACCATATGGTCAGATCGAAGAGTGTCGCATACTCCGAGGACCCGACGGACTGAGCCGTG GTTGTGCCTTTGTCACATTCACAGCCAGACAGATGGCCCAGTCTGCCATTAAATCCATGCACCAGTCACAGACCATGgag GGTTGTTCGTCTCCGATCGTGGTGAAGTTTGCAGACACACAGAAGGATAAAGAGCAGAAGCGCATGGCACAACAGCTGCAACAGCAGATGCAGCAACTCAATGCTGCCTCCATGTGGGGAAACTTAACTGGTCTCAACTCACTAGGCCCACAGTACCTCGCA CTTTATTTGCAGCTCCTGCAGCAATCTGCGTCCTCTGGGAATGCACTCAACAATCTCCACCCCATGTCAG GTCTCAATTTGGCTGCATTGGCGGTGGCCGCGAGTGCCACACAGGCCACTCCTACTGGCAGCAGTGCGCTAACCACCTCCAGCTCGCCCCTCAGCGTGCTCACTAGCTCAGGTACGCCCACCGGACAACAGACTCACTCTGCCTGGGATGGCTGCAAGG CGGGTTCTTCTCCTACATCCAGTACTAGCTCCTCTGTGAATCCCATGGCTTCTCTTGGTGCCCTGCAGTCTCTGGCTGCAGGTGCTGGAGCTGGCCTCAACATGAGCTCACTAGCAG ATTTTTCTACAGGCATGGCTGCGCTAAATGGTGGCTTGGGCAGTGGTGGTCTGTCTAATGGCTCTGGTAGCACCATGGAGGCCTTGACCCAGGCAGCATACTCGGGGATCCAGCAGTATGCAGCAGCTGCCCTGCCTAGCCTCTATAACCAGAGCCTGCTTTCCCAGCAGAGCATCAGTGCTGCGGGCAGCCAGAAAGAAG GCCCAGAGGGTGCAAATCTGTTCATTTATCACCTGCCACAGGAATTCGGTGACCAGGACCTGCTTCAGATGTTCATGCCTTTTGGCAATGTCATCTCAGCCAAGGTGTTCATAGATAAACAGACCAACCTCAGCAAGTGTTTTG gcTTTGTGAGTTACGACAATCCAGTTTCGTCCCAGGCGGCCATTCAGTCAATGAACGGTTTTCAGATCGGAATGAAGCGACTGAAGGTTCAACTGAAAAGATCCAAAAACGACAGCAAGCCATACTGA
- the celf1 gene encoding CUGBP Elav-like family member 1 isoform X2, with amino-acid sequence MDSIDAEALYLTTAQHGQPQCELPHTAVEVPTLGGTKKMNGTLDHPDQPDIDAIKMFVGQIPRSWSEEQLRELFEPYGAVYEINVLRDRSQNPPQSKGCCFITYYTRKSALEAQNALHNMKILPGMHHPIQMKPADSEKNNSVEDRKLFIGMISKKCNENDIRLMFSPYGQIEECRILRGPDGLSRCAFVTFTARQMAQSAIKSMHQSQTMEGCSSPIVVKFADTQKDKEQKRMAQQLQQQMQQLNAASMWGNLTGLNSLGPQYLALYLQLLQQSASSGNALNNLHPMSGLNLAALAVAASATQATPTGSSALTTSSSPLSVLTSSGTPTGQQTHSAWDGCKAGSSPTSSTSSSVNPMASLGALQSLAAGAGAGLNMSSLADFSTGMAALNGGLGSGGLSNGSGSTMEALTQAAYSGIQQYAAAALPSLYNQSLLSQQSISAAGSQKEGPEGANLFIYHLPQEFGDQDLLQMFMPFGNVISAKVFIDKQTNLSKCFGFVSYDNPVSSQAAIQSMNGFQIGMKRLKVQLKRSKNDSKPY; translated from the exons ATGGATAGCATCGACGCTGAAGCTCTTTACCTGACCACCGCGCAGCATGGGCAGCCTCAGTGCGAGCTTCCCCACACTGCTGTGGAGGTACCCACCCTTGGGGG aACCAAGAAGATGAATGGGACACTGGACCACCCGGACCAGCCAGACATCGATGCCATAAAGATGTTTGTGGGTCAGATCCCGCGGTCCTGGTCAGAGGAGCAGCTGCGGGAGCTCTTTGAACCCTACGGTGCCGTCTACGAAATTAACGTCCTCCGAGACAGGAGTCAAAACCCCCCACAGAGCAAAG GTTGTTGTTTCATCACATATTACACACGTAAATCAGCATTAGAAGCACAAAATGCCCTTCACAACATGAAAATTCTTCCAGGG ATGCATCATCCCATTCAAATGAAGCCagcagacagtgagaagaacaaCT CGGTAGAAGACAGAAAGCTGTTTATTGGGATGATCTCTAAGAAGTGCAACGAGAATGACATTCGGCTCATGTTCTCACCATATGGTCAGATCGAAGAGTGTCGCATACTCCGAGGACCCGACGGACTGAGCC GTTGTGCCTTTGTCACATTCACAGCCAGACAGATGGCCCAGTCTGCCATTAAATCCATGCACCAGTCACAGACCATGgag GGTTGTTCGTCTCCGATCGTGGTGAAGTTTGCAGACACACAGAAGGATAAAGAGCAGAAGCGCATGGCACAACAGCTGCAACAGCAGATGCAGCAACTCAATGCTGCCTCCATGTGGGGAAACTTAACTGGTCTCAACTCACTAGGCCCACAGTACCTCGCA CTTTATTTGCAGCTCCTGCAGCAATCTGCGTCCTCTGGGAATGCACTCAACAATCTCCACCCCATGTCAG GTCTCAATTTGGCTGCATTGGCGGTGGCCGCGAGTGCCACACAGGCCACTCCTACTGGCAGCAGTGCGCTAACCACCTCCAGCTCGCCCCTCAGCGTGCTCACTAGCTCAGGTACGCCCACCGGACAACAGACTCACTCTGCCTGGGATGGCTGCAAGG CGGGTTCTTCTCCTACATCCAGTACTAGCTCCTCTGTGAATCCCATGGCTTCTCTTGGTGCCCTGCAGTCTCTGGCTGCAGGTGCTGGAGCTGGCCTCAACATGAGCTCACTAGCAG ATTTTTCTACAGGCATGGCTGCGCTAAATGGTGGCTTGGGCAGTGGTGGTCTGTCTAATGGCTCTGGTAGCACCATGGAGGCCTTGACCCAGGCAGCATACTCGGGGATCCAGCAGTATGCAGCAGCTGCCCTGCCTAGCCTCTATAACCAGAGCCTGCTTTCCCAGCAGAGCATCAGTGCTGCGGGCAGCCAGAAAGAAG GCCCAGAGGGTGCAAATCTGTTCATTTATCACCTGCCACAGGAATTCGGTGACCAGGACCTGCTTCAGATGTTCATGCCTTTTGGCAATGTCATCTCAGCCAAGGTGTTCATAGATAAACAGACCAACCTCAGCAAGTGTTTTG gcTTTGTGAGTTACGACAATCCAGTTTCGTCCCAGGCGGCCATTCAGTCAATGAACGGTTTTCAGATCGGAATGAAGCGACTGAAGGTTCAACTGAAAAGATCCAAAAACGACAGCAAGCCATACTGA